One genomic region from Henningerozyma blattae CBS 6284 chromosome 2, complete genome encodes:
- the AIM23 gene encoding Aim23p (similar to Saccharomyces cerevisiae YJL131C; ancestral locus Anc_1.222) yields the protein MIRQIFTRQLPYLKRHLSSSQLVAAANGLKSKNGNGRNAILQTILAIQQEGGSSSYQSNVRNRDLGIRNNDQFTNSRKESEKWRTNKNTNTSEDINTRRGRTDTGFSNGKLFDNKYKRNGKLNSGNLNRIPHRRREINWTTGTAKQQEVANSTVKQILEINNRGYIKYVDSATNSIQRTTIFNLSNEIDLDVDALFIANVEKNEDSGITLPLIKLVKSEIALKKYSDTLAKKKDIELGLASKNNRKVKKSNAVKSVKVSWQISLDDLLKQKKSEISKIIEKGNKLQICIGNKNDFKSDFLDKFEYLDKSENNTPSNDLNEAELKKREAILNKIEQIFQELQIKSKMVGDIGGMLLINCEALKQSKSEKSMNKYDLKAAKKRERQEKLAKRTAKKQGLLN from the coding sequence ATGATTAGACAAATATTCACTAGACAGCTTCCCTACTTAAAAAGGcatctttcttcttcacaGTTAGTAGCTGCAGCAAATGGATTGAAGTCTAAAAATGGGAATGGAAGAAATGCAATTCTTCAGACGATATTAGCTATTCAACAAGAAGGAGGATCCAGTTCATACCAATCTAACGTACGTAACAGAGACTTAGGTATAAGGAATAATGACCAATTTACTAATTCAAGAAAGGAGAGTGAGAAGTGGAGAaccaataaaaatactaatacGTCTGAGGATATTAATACCAGGAGAGGGAGGACTGATACTGGCTTCTCTAATGGTAAActttttgataataaatataaaagaaatggCAAGTTGAATAGTGGTAATTTGAATAGAATTCCACATCGTAGAAGAGAAATTAATTGGACTACAGGAACTGCAAAACAGCAGGAAGTAGCAAATTCAACAGTAAAACAGATCTTAGAGATCAATAATCGAGGTTACATAAAGTATGTTGACTCAGCAAccaattcaattcaaaGAACAAcgattttcaatttatctAATGAAATAGATCTTGATGTAGATGCATTATTTATAGCAAAcgttgaaaaaaatgaggATTCAGGGATTACTTTGCCGCTTATTAAATTAGTTAAATCTGAAATTgctttaaagaaatattccGATACATTAGCCAAAAAAAAGGATATAGAGTTAGGATTAGCTTCCAAGAATAATagaaaagtaaaaaagTCAAATGCAGTTAAAAGTGTTAAAGTATCTTGGCAAATTAGTCTTGATGATTTGTTAAAACAGAAAAAGTCagaaatttcaaagattattgaaaaaggtAACAAGTTACAAATATGTATTGGTAATAagaatgattttaaaagtGATTTTTTAGacaaatttgaatatttagaCAAAAGCGAGAACAATACACCATCTAATGATCTAAATGAAGcagaattgaaaaaaagagaagcaatacttaataaaatagaacaaatttttcaagaacttcaaataaaaagtaaaatggtTGGTGATATTGGTGGAATGCTATTGATCAATTGTGAGGCTTTAAAGCAATCAAAATCCGAAAAAtcaatgaataaatatgaCTTAAAAGCTGCTAAAAAGAGAGAAAGGCAAGAAAAGCTGGCTAAACGTACTGCCAAAAAACAAGGCCTATTGAACTAA
- the URA2 gene encoding bifunctional carbamoylphosphate synthetase/aspartate transcarbamylase (similar to Saccharomyces cerevisiae URA2 (YJL130C); ancestral locus Anc_1.223) translates to MPASVQVPPVKPISPPLKSTGNRLISLELNDGLILQGYSFGAEKPVAGELVFQTGMVGYPEAITDPSYEGQILVITYPLVGNYGVPDFKLMDEFAEGLPKYFESNRIHVAGLVVSHYTEEFSHWLANSSLSTWLKKEGVPAIYGVDTRSLTKHLRDAGSMLGRMALQLPSTNYDDATSLNWKQFFEVPEWKDPNTENLVDKVSIKKPKLYTPLENHKDVNVVKSKDGKVIRILAVDAGMKYNQIRCFVKRGVELMVVPWDYDFTKEEYDGLFISNGPGDPSLLSSLVARIAVAVESKKTPIFGICLGHQLLARATGASTIKMKFGNRGHNIPCTSSISGRCYITSQNHGFAVDETTLANNWSTLFTNANDQSNEGIYHTSLPYFSVQFHPESTPGPRDTEFLFDVFIKAVQEHKNSGVLKQVEFPGGTLVENRNANPKIEPKKVLILGSGGLSIGQAGEFDYSGSQAIKALKEEGIYTILINPNIATIQTSKGLADKVYFLPVTAEFVRKVILHERPDAIYVTFGGQTALSVGIEMKDEFESLGVQVLGTPIETIITTEDRELFANAMDEINEKCAKSHAASSVEEALTAVKDIGFPVIVRAAYALGGLGSGFANNEQELIDLCKVALASSPQVLVEKSMKGWKEVEYEVVRDAFDNCITVCNMENFDPLGIHTGDSIVVAPSQTLSDEDYNMLRTTAVNVIRHLGVVGECNIQYALNPFSKEYCIIEVNARLSRSSALASKATGYPLAYTAAKLGLNIPLNEVKNSVTQSTCACFEPSLDYCVVKMPRWDLKKFNRVSTELSSSMKSVGEVMSIGRTFEEAIQKAIRSTEYANLGFNETDLDIDIDNELNNPSDLRVFAIANAFSKLNYSIEKVWEMTKIDKWFLSKLFNLVQFSKEVAALNSIENLPYETLRQAKQLGFSDRQLAKFLNSNEVAIRRLRKELQITPFVKQIDTVAAEFPAFTNYLYVTYNASQNDVDFNDKGVMVLGSGVYRIGSSVEFDWCAVTAVRTLRNNNIKTIMVNYNPETVSTDYDEADRLYFETINLETVLDIYEIESSSGVLVSMGGQTSNNIAMNLHRENVKILGTSPEMIDSAENRYKFSRMLDEIEVDQPAWKELTSLKEAEEFADKVGYPVLVRPSYVLSGAAMNTVYSKDDLGSYLNQAVEVSRDYPVVLTKYIENAKEIEMDAVAHNGELIMHVVSEHVENAGVHSGDATLVVPPQDLSPETVKRIVVATAKIGKALKITGPYNIQFIAKNNDIKVIECNVRASRSFPFISKTVDVNLIELATTAIMGLPYTPYPNRPLPDDYVAVKVPQFSFPRLAGADPVLGVEMASTGEVAAFGHSKYEAYLKALLATGFKLPKKNILLSVGSFKEKQEILPSVKKLFDMNYTIFATAGTADFFTENNITVKYLEILNEDDEKSEYSLTHHLAQNKIDLYINLPSANRFRRPASYVSKGYKSRRLAVDYSVPLVTNIKCAKLLVEAISRNFTLDVTERDCQTSHRSVTLPGLVNISAFVPNVSNVITGPADLMEISRVYLESGFTHCQFMARSQRGPIITDLPSLRAAYSAVQGSSFTDYSFTVAGTAYNSNNIADSAEQVTALFLPIRELKNKISTVSDLLQAWPLDKPVIAEAKTADLASLLLLASLQNRAIHITGVSNAEDLALIMKVKEKDYKVTCDVNIHALFINQDDYPEAVFLPLPEDQDFFWNNLSSIDAFSIGSLPTAIAQITGNKVENGQGIKEALPLLLSAVNEGKLSVDDIILRLHDNPVKIFKLPQQQAAVEIDLDFSFRSNKRWSPFTKGGLTGGVERVISKDETVVLSGDVVASEHDGKLIVSQVQPIVAPQASKPLAAITNESAIIASPDLSTNNQRRFSFSNERYSIGNLRDPTPVEPTAPSLEQQLMSTKPAPELTAPGALQTYLRSNNPFRGRHILSIKQFKRSDFHVLFAVAQELRAAVKRQGVLDLMKSHVITTIFFEPSTRTNSSFIAAMERLGGRVININPSVSSSKKGETLQDTIRTLACYTDAIVMRHPDEMSVHTCAKYSPVPIINGGNGSREHPTQAFLDLFTIREELGTINSITVTFMGDLKHGRTIHSVCRLLQFYQVRVNLISPKELSLPTALVKELADANMLNIISEDMSQEVISQSDVLYCTRVQEERFENRETYERLKDVYIVDNKLLSHAKENMIIMHPLPRKSEIKEEVDYDHRAAYFREMKYGMYVRMALLAMVLGVE, encoded by the coding sequence ATGCCTGCATCTGTCCAAGTTCCTCCAGTCAAACCAATCTCTCCTCCTTTAAAATCAACCGGTAACCGTTTGATTTCACtagaattaaatgatgGCCTAATTTTACAAGGGTACTCTTTCGGTGCTGAAAAACCTGTTGCTGGTGAATTAGTTTTCCAAACCGGTATGGTTGGTTACCCAGAAGCCATTACCGATCCCTCCTATGAAGGTCAAATCTTAGTTATCACTTATCCATTAGTCGGTAATTATGGTGTTCCagattttaaattgatGGACGAATTTGCTGAAGGCTTGCCAAAATACTTCGAAAGTAATAGAATCCATGTTGCTGGTTTAGTCGTTTCTCATTATACTGAAGAATTTTCCCATTGGTTGGctaattcatctttatcaACTTGGTTGAAAAAAGAAGGTGTCCCGGCTATTTATGGTGTTGACACTAGATCTTTGACAAAACATTTGAGAGATGCTGGTTCCATGTTAGGTAGAATGGCTTTACAATTACCTTCTACTAATTATGATGATGCTACTTCATTAAACTGGAAACAATTCTTTGAAGTTCCAGAATGGAAAGATCCAAATACCGAAAATTTGGTCGATAAagtttcaattaaaaagCCAAAGTTATACACTCCTCTAGAAAATCATAAGGATGTTAATGTAGTTAAATCCAAAGATGGTAAAGTTATTAGAATCTTAGCTGTTGATGCTGGTATGAAATATAATCAAATTCGTTGTTTCGTTAAACGTGGTGTTGAATTAATGGTGGTTCCATGGGACTACGACTTCACAAAGGAAGAGTATGAtggtttatttatttctaatgGTCCAGGTGATCCCTCCTTATTATCTAGTTTAGTTGCTAGAATCGCTGTTGCTGTAGAATCTAAGAAAACTCCAATTTTTGGTATTTGTCTAGGTCATCAATTATTAGCAAGAGCTACTGGTGCTTCAACtattaaaatgaaattcGGTAACCGTGGTCATAATATCCCATGTACTTCCTCTATCTCTGGTAGATGTTATATCACATCTCAAAACCATGGGTTTGCAGTTGATGAAACTACTTTGGCAAATAATTGGTCGACTTTATTTACTAATGCTAACGATCAATCTAACGAAGGTATCTATCATACCTCGTTACCATACTTCTCTGTTCAATTCCATCCTGAATCTACCCCAGGCCCAAGAGATactgaatttttatttgatgtcTTTATTAAAGCTGTCCAAGAGCATAAAAACTCTGGTGTTTTAAAACAAGTTGAGTTCCCAGGCGGCACTTTAGTCGAAAATAGAAATGCTAATCCAAAGATTGAACCAAAgaaagttttaattttaggTTCTGGTGGTCTTTCCATTGGTCAAGCTGGTGAATTTGATTATTCTGGTTCTCAAGCTATTAAAGctttaaaagaagaaggtATTTACACTATTCTGATTAATCCAAATATTGCTACTATTCAAACCTCTAAGGGTTTAGCTGATAAAGTTTATTTCCTACCTGTTACTGCTGAATTTGTTCGTAAAGTTATTTTGCATGAACGTCCAGATGCTATTTATGTTACATTTGGTGGTCAAACCGCATTATCTGTTGGTATTGAGATGaaagatgaatttgaatctCTCGGTGTCCAAGTTTTAGGTACTCCAATCGAAACTATCATCACCACTGAAGATAGAGAATTATTTGCTAACGCTATggatgaaattaatgaaaaatgtGCTAAATCACACGCTGCTAGTTCAGTAGAAGAAGCATTGACTGCTGTTAAAGATATTGGTTTCCCAGTTATTGTCCGTGCAGCTTATGCCTTAGGTGGTCTAGGTTCGGGTTTTGCAAACAATGaacaagaattaattgatttatgtAAGGTTGCTCTTGCTTCCTCTCCACAAGTTTTGGTTGAAAAATCGATGAAAGGCTGGAAAGAAGTTGAATATGAAGTTGTTCGTGATGCTTTCGATAATTGTATTACCGTATGTAATATGGAAAATTTTGATCCATTAGGTATTCACACAGGTGACTCCATCGTTGTTGCTCCATCCCAAACACTATCTGATGAAGATTATAATATGTTGAGAACCACTGCTGTTAATGTTATTAGACATCTAGGTGTTGTTGGTGAATGTAATATTCAATATGCCTTAAATCCATTTAGTAAAGAATATTGTATTATCGAAGTTAACGCTCGTTTATCTCGTTCTTCTGCTTTGGCATCAAAAGCCACTGGTTATCCATTAGCTTACACAGCTGCCAAACTAGGTCTAAACATTCCTTTAAATGAAGTTAAAAATTCTGTAACCCAATCTACCTGCGCTTGCTTTGAACCATCTTTAGATTATTGTGTCGTTAAAATGCCAAGATGGGATTTGAAGAAGTTCAATAGAGTTTCCACTGAATTATCATCTTCTATGAAATCTGTTGGTGAAGTTATGAGTATTGGTAGAACCTTTGAAGAAGCTATTCAAAAAGCAATTAGATCTACGGAATACGCAAATTTAGGTTTCAATGAAACTGATCtagatattgatattgataatgaattgaataatcCATCTGACTTACGTGTCTTCGCTATTGCAAATGCTTTCAGTAAATTAAActattcaattgaaaaggTTTGGGAAATGACTAAAATTGACAAATGGTTTTTAtccaaattattcaatCTGGTTCAATTCAGTAAGGAGGTTGCCGCTTTAAACAGTATTGAAAACTTACCTTATGAAACATTAAGACAAGCTAAACAATTAGGTTTCTCTGATAGACAATTGgctaaatttttaaattcaaacgAAGTTGCCATTCGTAGATTAAGAAAAGAACTACAAATTACACCTTTTGTCAAACAAATTGATACTGTTGCTGCAGAATTCCCAGCTTTTACAAATTATCTATATGTAACTTATAACGCTTCCCAAAATGATGTAGACTTCAATGATAAAGGTGTTATGGTTTTGGGTTCAGGTGTCTATCGTATTGGTTCCTCTGTCGAATTTGATTGGTGTGCAGTTACTGCAGTTAGAACATtacgtaataataatattaagaCCATTATGGTCAACTATAATCCAGAAACCGTCTCCACTGATTATGATGAAGCTGATAGATTGTATTTTGAAACTATTAATTTGGAAACAGTTCtagatatatatgaaattgaaagttCTTCTGGTGTTTTAGTTTCTATGGGTGGTCAAACCTCTAATAATATCGCAATGAACTTACATCGTGAAAACGTTAAAATATTGGGTACTTCTCCCGAAATGATTGACTCTGCTGAAAACCGTTATAAATTTTCTCGTATGCTAGATGAAATCGAAGTTGATCAACCTGCATGGAAAGAGCTAACTTCTTTGAAAGAAGCTGAAGAATTTGCTGATAAGGTCGGATATCCAGTTTTAGTTCGTCCATCATATGTTTTGTCTGGTGCTGCCATGAATACCGTTTATTCTAAAGATGATTTAGGTTCCTACTTAAATCAAGCTGTCGAAGTTTCCCGTGATTATCCGGTGGttttaacaaaatatattgaaaatgctAAGGAAATTGAAATGGATGCAGTTGCCCATAATGGTGAATTAATCATGCATGTGGTATCTGAACATGTTGAAAATGCGGGTGTTCATTCAGGTGACGCTACTCTGGTCGTTCCTCCTCAAGATTTAAGCCCAGAAACAGTTAAAAGAATTGTAGTTGCTACTGCTAAGATTGGTAAAGCATTAAAGATTACAGGTCCGTATAATATTCAGTTCATTGcgaaaaataatgatatcaaAGTTATCGAATGTAACGTACGTGCTTCTCGTTCTTTCCCATTCATTTCCAAAACTGTTGATGTCAACTTAATAGAATTGGCTACAACTGCTATCATGGGCTTGCCATATACTCCATATCCAAACAGACCTCTTCCAGATGATTACGTTGCTGTAAAGGTTCCCCAATTTTCATTCCCACGTTTGGCTGGTGCTGATCCAGTTTTAGGTGTAGAAATGGCTTCAACCGGTGAAGTTGCTGCATTTGGCCATTCTAAGTATGAAGCCTACTTAAAAGCATTATTAGCTACAGGTTTTAAGTTAccaaaaaagaatattctACTTTCTGTTGGTTCGTTCAAAGAGaaacaagaaattttaCCTTCTGTCAAAAAGTTATTTGACATGAACTATACTATTTTTGCAACAGCAGGTACTGCCGACTTTTTtactgaaaataatatcactGTCAAATATCtggaaatattaaatgaagatgaCGAGAAATCTGAATATTCATTAACTCATCATTTGGCTCAAAACAAGATTGATTTATATATCAACTTACCATCCGCTAATAGATTCCGTCGTCCTGCTTCCTATGTTTCTAAAGGTTATAAATCACGTCGTTTGGCTGTCGATTATTCTGTTCCATTAGTTACAAACATTAAATGTgctaaattattagttgaAGCTATCTCTAGAAACTTTACTCTAGATGTCACCGAACGTGACTGTCAAACTTCCCATAGAAGTGTCACTCTTCCTGGTTTAGTTAATATTTCTGCTTTTGTTCCAAATGTTTCTAACGTTATTACTGGTCCCGCCGATTTAATGGAAATCAGTCGTGTTTATTTAGAGTCTGGTTTCACTCACTGCCAATTTATGGCTAGATCACAAAGAGGACCTATTATTACTGATTTACCTTCCTTAAGAGCTGCATACTCGGCTGTTCAAGGATCTTCTTTTACTGATTATTCCTTCACTGTTGCTGGTACAGCATacaattctaataatattgcaGATTCTGCCGAACAAGTTACTGCTTTATTCTTACCTATTCgtgaattgaaaaataaaatttctacCGTATCTGATTTATTACAAGCTTGGCCATTAGATAAACCTGTTATTGCAGAAGCTAAAACTGCTGATTTAGcttctttattattgttagcATCTTTGCAAAACAGGGCTATTCACATTACTGGCGTTTCTAATGCTGAAGATTTGGCTTTAATTATGAAggttaaagaaaaagattaCAAAGTTACCTGTGATGTTAATATTCATGCTCTATTTATCAATCAGGATGATTACCCTGAAGCTGTATTTTTACCATTGCCTGAAGACCAAGATTTTTTCTGGAACAATTTAAGTTCTATCGATGCTTTCTCCATTGGTAGTTTGCCAACTGCTATTGCACAAATTACTGGTAATAAAGTTGAAAATGGTCAAGGTATTAAAGAAGCTCTTCCACTGCTATTGTCTGCTGTTAATGAAGGCAAATTATCAGTTGATGATATCATCTTACGTCTCCATGATAATCCAGTAaagattttcaaattaCCACAACAACAAGCTGCTGTTGAAATTGATTTAGATTTCTCTTTCAGATCTAATAAAAGATGGTCTCCATTTACCAAGGGTGGTCTAACTGGTGGTGTTGAACGTGTCATTTCTAAAGATGAAACTGTTGTTCTAAGTGGTGATGTTGTTGCCTCAGAACATGACGGTAAATTGATTGTGTCACAAGTACAACCTATTGTTGCTCCTCAAGCTTCTAAACCATTGGCTGCCATAACTAACGAATCTGCTATAATTGCTTCTCCAGATTTATCCACTAACAACCAAAGAAGATTCTCGTTCTCAAATGAAAGATATTCTATTGGCAACCTCAGAGATCCAACCCCAGTCGAACCAACTGCTCCATCTCTAGAACAACAATTGATGTCCACAAAGCCTGCTCCAGAATTAACTGCTCCAGGCGCTCTACAGACATATCTACGTAGCAACAATCCATTTAGAGGTAGACATATTTTATCTATTAAACAATTCAAACGTTCTGATTTCCATGTCCTATTCGCAGTCGCCCAAGAGTTAAGAGCTGCTGTAAAACGTCAAGGTGTTTTAGATTTGATGAAAAGCCATGTTATCACTACAATCTTCTTTGAACCATCAACCAGaactaattcttcatttattGCCGCTATGGAACGTTTGGGTGGTAGagttattaatataaatccatctgtttcttcttctaagAAGGGTGAAACTTTGCAAGATACCATTAGAACATTGGCTTGTTACACAGATGCTATAGTTATGCGCCATCCAGATGAAATGTCCGTTCATACATGTGCTAAATATTCGCCTGTTCCTATTATCAACGGTGGTAATGGCTCTCGTGAACATCCAACACAAGCATTCCTAGATTTGTTTACTATTCGTGAAGAATTAGGTACTATTAACAGTATTACTGTTACATTTATGGGTGATTTGAAGCATGGTAGAACCATCCATTCAGTATGCCGTTTGTTACAATTCTATCAAGTTAGggttaatttaatttctccAAAAGAATTATCTTTACCAACTGCTTTGGTTAAAGAATTGGCCGATGCTAACATgctaaatattattagtgaAGATATGTCACAAGAAGTTATTAGTCAATCAGATGTTTTGTATTGTACAAGAGTGCAAGAAgaaagatttgaaaatagaGAAACATATGAACGCTTAAAGGATGTATATATCGTTGACAACAAATTACTATCTCATGCCAAAGAAAATATGATTATCATGCATCCATTACCACGTAAGAGTGAAATCAAGGAAGAAGTTGACTATGATCATCGTGCTGCTTACTTCAGAGAAATGAAATATGGTATGTATGTCAGAATGGCATTATTAGCCATGGTCTTAGGTGTTGAGTAA
- the TBLA0B07860 gene encoding uncharacterized protein (similar to Saccharomyces cerevisiae MRS3 (YJL133W) and MRS4 (YKR052C); ancestral locus Anc_1.219): protein MSILENVGTGEEIDYESLPINTPLASQLFAGAFAGVMEHTVMFPIDVLKTRIQSNVTLTNGYSNVLLKTNSNVITQLTKITTNEGFKSLWKGLSSVLLGAGPAHAVYFATYEFTKSKLMTENAYSSPRWNPLKIALSGASATILSDALLNPFDTVKQRMQISKNSTIFGMTKLIYQKEGLRAFYYSYPTTLAMNIPFVSLNFVIYETSTAFLNPSNKYNPYIHCLCGGISGATCAALTTPLDCIKTVLQVRGSNNISEPILKNADTFAKASRAIYKLNGYRGFLKGLKPRVIANMPATAISWTAYECAKHFFLNKNNSII from the coding sequence ATGTCAATACTCGAGAATGTTGGTACAGGTGAAGAGATTGATTATGAATCTTTGCCCATAAATACCCCATTGGCTTCTCAGTTGTTTGCTGGTGCATTTGCTGGTGTAATGGAACATACTGTGATGTTTCCTATAGATGTTTTAAAGACCAGGATCCAATCCAATGTCACGTTGACTAATGGTTATAGCAATGTGctattaaaaacaaattctAATGTGATAACACAATTGACTAAGATAACAACCAATGAAGGCTTCAAATCTCTTTGGAAGGGCCTATCCTCAGTATTATTGGGTGCAGGACCAGCTCATGCTGTTTATTTTGCTACTTATGAATTcacaaaatcaaaattgaTGACCGAGAATGCCTATTCTTCTCCAAGATGGAATCCATTGAAAATTGCCTTAAGCGGCGCTTCTGCTACCATTCTCTCTGATGCTCTTTTGAATCCATTTGATACTGTAAAACAACGAATGCAAATCTCAAAAAATTCTACTATATTCGGAATGAcaaaattgatttatcaAAAGGAAGGTCTCAGGGCATTTTATTACTCATATCCAACTACTTTAGCAATGAACATTCCAtttgtttcattaaattttgttatATATGAGACCTCTACGGCTTTTTTAAATCCTTCTAATAAATACAATCCTTACATCCATTGTTTATGTGGGGGTATTAGTGGAGCTACATGTGCTGCATTGACAACTCCATTGGATTGTATAAAGACTGTTTTACAGGTTAGAggttcaaataatatttctgagcctattttaaagaatgcAGATACGTTTGCTAAAGCCTCCAGAGCTATATATAAATTGAACGGTTACAGAGGTTTCTTAAAAGGTTTAAAACCAAGAGTAATTGCTAATATGCCTGCAACTGCAATTTCTTGGACTGCATATGAATGTGCAAAGCACTTCTTccttaataaaaataattcgataatttaa
- the HFL1 gene encoding Hfl1p (similar to Saccharomyces cerevisiae YKR051W; ancestral locus Anc_1.220): MLEEDELLPLWLKHICILSCILGFIISMYSITMQLLNYRKPFEQRLTIRIQVMVPIFCVSSSCAVFQPTISQIFIDPIREVYEAFIIYTFFSLMVLLLNGEREIITKLSLKHRPLSHPIFFFGRFFKKIDLSDPGDFLWVKFGILQYVWFKPFYCVSLITYHFFKWKYLNIIMVVMYNVSMTWSLYNLALFWICLSDELKPFDPWKKFLCVKLIIFASYWQSLIVELISYCNLGNLPTNSDKELWSYVYQNCFICLEMIGFAIFHLLAFPWEPYSVKNIPHGAKMRFWYSLRDCFGIKDLIWDFNQTLVDRSNYYNYKTFDPTETDTAINETFDSQSLIRQSKKGIRYNNTDNKKYWVGINTGPNTNYGTIGTPAEPSSMHNIDLQQQINDNDWDISIPLNKYIPTDINYPVYWSLNGHRYSDGMNLLRESLQSV, translated from the coding sequence ATGCTTGAGGAAGATGAACTCCTTCCACTATGGTTGAAACATATATGTATTCTCAGTTGCATACTTGGCTTCATAATATCTATGTATTCAATTACAATGCAACTACTCAATTATCGTAAACCGTTTGAACAGAGATTAACAATTAGAATTCAAGTAATGGTTCCTATCTTTTGTGTTTCATCTAGCTGTGCTGTTTTTCAACCAACTATCTCCCAAATATTCATTGATCCAATCCGAGAAGTTTATGAGGcgtttattatttatacatttttCTCATTAATGGTACTATTATTGAATGGTGAAAGAGAAATTATAACAAAACTTAGTTTAAAACATCGACCGCTAAGTCATCCAATCTTCTTTTTTGgaagattttttaaaaaaatcgaTTTGTCAGACCCAGGTGATTTTCTTTGGGTGAAGTTTGGGATATTACAATATGTTTGGTTTAAACCATTTTATTGTGTCTCATTGATTacttatcatttttttaaatggaAATATCTCAATATAATTATGGTTGTTATGTATAATGTTTCAATGACCTGGTCATTATACAATTTGGCGTTATTCTGGATATGCTTATCAGATGAATTGAAACCATTTGATCCatggaaaaaatttctttgtgttaaattaataatatttgcaTCTTATTGGCAAAGTCTTATTGTGGAACTTATAAGCTATTGTAATCTTGGAAATTTACCAACCAATTctgataaagaattatggTCATATGTCTATcaaaattgttttatatGTTTGGAAATGATTGGATTTGCAATTTTCCATTTACTTGCCTTTCCATGGGAACCATACAGTGTTAAAAATATCCCTCATGGAGCAAAAATGAGATTCTGGTATTCTTTACGTGACTGTTTCGGTATTAAGGATTTGATTTGGGACTTTAATCAAACTTTAGTTGATAgatcaaattattacaattacaaaacaTTTGATCCGACTGAAACAGATACAGCTATTAATGAAACGTTTGATTCACAATCTTTAATAAGACAATCAAAGAAGGGAATTAGATATAACAATacagataataaaaaatattgggTTGGTATTAATACAGGGCCCAATACTAATTATGGTACAATTGGCACCCCCGCAGAACCATCAAGCATGCATAACATTGATTTACAACAGCAGATAAACGATAATGATTGGGATATTAGCATAcctttaaataaatacattCCAACAGATATAAATTACCCTGTTTATTGGTCATTAAATGGGCATAGATATAGTGATGgaatgaatttattaagaGAAAGTTTACAGTCAGTATAA